A DNA window from Thermodesulfobacteriota bacterium contains the following coding sequences:
- a CDS encoding NmrA/HSCARG family protein, protein MARIIAVVGATGAQGGSLCRAVLGDTKGEYKVRALTRNPESEKARELKKLGAEVVPADLDDVESLKKAFHCAHAAYCVTPFWEHMSPEKEKAQAKNMAEAAKETHVGHVIWSTLEDTRKWVPLHDDRMPTLMGNYKVPHFDAKAEADRYFADLGLPVTYLLASFYWENMIYFGMGPKVDPEGELAIAFPLGDRKMAGIAIDDIGRCAYNIIRNKAEYVGRTVGIAGDHLTGEEMAAALARALGRKIRYDAISPNAYRRQGFPGAEELGNMFQFYRDCESAFCGARDLAVARRIHPGMMTFDAWLAENAHRIPIEERKKASGE, encoded by the coding sequence GTGGCGAGGATCATCGCTGTTGTCGGGGCGACGGGAGCCCAGGGAGGCAGCCTGTGCCGCGCCGTCCTTGGGGACACGAAGGGCGAGTACAAGGTGCGCGCCCTCACCAGGAATCCTGAATCCGAAAAGGCCAGGGAGCTGAAAAAGCTGGGCGCCGAAGTCGTCCCGGCCGACCTCGACGACGTTGAGAGCCTGAAGAAGGCGTTCCATTGCGCCCATGCGGCATACTGCGTCACTCCGTTCTGGGAGCACATGTCCCCGGAGAAAGAGAAGGCCCAGGCGAAGAACATGGCCGAAGCGGCGAAGGAAACCCACGTCGGCCATGTCATCTGGTCCACGCTCGAGGACACCCGCAAGTGGGTGCCGCTGCACGACGACCGGATGCCGACCCTGATGGGGAACTACAAGGTGCCACATTTCGACGCCAAGGCGGAGGCGGACCGCTACTTCGCGGATCTCGGCCTTCCGGTGACGTACCTGTTGGCCTCCTTCTATTGGGAAAACATGATCTATTTCGGGATGGGGCCCAAGGTCGACCCCGAAGGGGAGCTGGCGATCGCGTTTCCGCTGGGGGACAGGAAAATGGCCGGCATCGCCATCGACGACATCGGGCGGTGCGCCTACAACATCATCCGGAACAAGGCGGAGTACGTCGGCAGGACCGTCGGCATCGCCGGGGATCACCTGACCGGGGAAGAGATGGCCGCGGCGCTCGCTCGCGCGCTCGGCCGGAAGATCCGGTACGATGCGATCTCTCCCAACGCGTACCGTCGGCAGGGGTTCCCGGGCGCCGAGGAACTCGGGAACATGTTCCAGTTCTATCGCGACTGCGAAAGCGCATTCTGCGGTGCCCGGGATCTCGCGGTCGCCAGGCGCATCCATCCCGGGATGATGACGTTCGACGCCTGGCTTGCGGAAAACGCGCATCGGATCCCCATCGAGGAGCGGAAAAAGGCGTCGGGTGAATGA